The Plectropomus leopardus isolate mb unplaced genomic scaffold, YSFRI_Pleo_2.0 unplaced_scaffold24737, whole genome shotgun sequence sequence ATTTCAGCAGAAATGTGATTTTGGTGGTTCGTTTCTTACGGTTGTCTGCAGAGATCTGAGAGATCTGAACCGGAGCGTCCAGCAGCACCTGCCTCTGAGAGCCATGACGGCTGTTCCtgtttcacacacagaaacaactATTACTGCTGTTACCACAAAATAACACATATCAACAAAAAGCACTTTtcctgacaaacacacaaagactaCTATTTCCAGCGAAAATGGTTACATCGTTATATCCGATAAAAATGGACAGTATTGTTTCCGatgaaaacagacttttattCCCGACAAAAACGTATATTTctggaaacagagaaaacaaacccATCTTATTCCCAACAGAAACACATTATTTCCAACCAAAGCATGCATTATTCCCAAAAACCTGAGCTGCACGATACGAATAAACATCGTATTTTGATTCTGAGTCGCAATGTGAGTgaaaatggtatttttggcattttactgtgcacactgaaaaaaaacatacaaaaaatgataatgatgagATTTCTGCTGACGACTGTCTGGCAGGAGAGTTTTGTGAATTAAAATTGAGCCATGAAGCCACGTTCAACGTGtgttttaggtgtgtgtgtgttttagtgtgtttttggggtgttttcggggtgtttttgtgtgttttaagtgtgttttagtgtgttttagtggtgtttttgtgtatttcgAATGACAGAATCTCGACACGGGGCACAGAAACCGGACCGTGAGCTCCGGCTGTGGAGGTGTGACCGCAGAGCGGCAGACACGTCACGGTGCAGCTCTCAAGGCTCAGGACGACGTTTGTGTCGGCTACATCGTGCTGGACGTCAGCATGAGCACAAGACGTGTCTGTCCTCACAGTTTGAGAGTGTTGAACATCTGGAGGCAGATGTCTCTGACGTCGTCCTCGTTCTTGCTGTCCGCAGACACCTCCTGCAGGACTCCTCCAATGGCGTCGTAAACCTCGTCCCCATCCTCGAAATCTGCTCCGCCGCTGTCcaacacacctgaaacacacacacattcacactcagcCCTGTAGTCACGCCCACCGTGATGTCACAGTGTACTGACGGAGTACACCTGGACATGACTGCACCCAGGTGAGGACGCCTGCGTCCTGAGGACAGACAGCAGCTTCACAAATCTTCACACGTCCGTCCGCGATCAGTTTGAAAACTTCCAACATAAAACGGCCTCACATGGATCCCATTACTCTGTTTACTTTCAGACTGAGTGAGTACTTTCTCCTTTAATACTGCTGTACTGCTACAGTGATACTGCTGTACTTACAGTAATACTTAATTGTGATACTTTCTATGATACACCTGTTTCTGCTTCTATAATACTTGATGATCCCATAATACTTCCACTAATAGTCTTTTGGTATTTCGATGACGTGCTTATACTTTCTCCAGTAATCTTCTTGAAATACTTCCTAAGATACTCCTGTGCATTTTCCCGTATCCTTACAGTAATACCTTATGTCCAGCAGTAATACTGCTGTAATACTTCTTGAAATATCCTGTAATGTTTTCAGGAATACTCTTATAATACTTCCTATGACACGCCTGTACTTTCTCCAGTAATACTCTTGAAACACTTCCTGCAATTGTTGTTGTAATAGTTCTCGTAACAGTTTTTGTAGTACTTCCAGCCATAGTCTTATGGGTTATACTACTATGATACTCCTGTACTCTCTACTGTAGTACTGCTTTAGCACTTCCTTAAATACTGCTGTGCTCTCTCTGGTAATAATAGTGTTCAATAATATTGTTCATTCAGACTTGTTGTAGTACTCTTGTAGTACTTGTGGTAGTACTTCCAATAAGACTTGTTGTAATACTTTCAGTAACACTTCTTGTAGTACTTCCAGTAATATTGTTGTTATACTTCCTGTGTGTACTTTCAACTGTAACACTGCGGTAATATTTCCTTACATACTGCTGTACTTTCTCCGGTAATAATCTTGTAGTACTTCCAGTGATATTTATTGTAGTATTCCCAGTGATACTTGATGTAGTACTTCCATTAGTACTTGTTGTAGTACTTCCATTAGTACTTGTTGTAGTACTTGCTGTGACGGCTCCGCGGTTCCTCCGGGTCAGTGTTTGGTCCGGTCGGACCGGGCTGTAGCCCTCTCACTAACCCGGTTTCGAGTGCAGCTGCCCGGCGTCCCTCCCGCAGTCAGCCCGGTTAGCTCGTTAGCTCCGCGGCTCAGAGCAGCGGCTGCCCGGCGGACAGGCACGTTAGAGGCCGGTGTTTGAGGCTCCGCGGGCCCGGCACACCGCGCCTCTGTCCGCGACACACCGAGGCTCTGTCCCCGGCACACCGCGGCTCTGTCCCCGGCCTCTCACCTGTGATGTAGTCGAAGACCTCCGTGTCGATCTCCGGGAACTCACTCTTCAGGATGTCCACGTACGTCGCCATGATACCCGGCCCTGTAACCTGCCGCAGTGCGCATGCGTCAATATGCGACAGCGCCGTGAATCCTGGGGGATGTAGTCTAGTAGAGATCacaatttcttcttttctctctctttttttttaaccctttaatattacacacactcctctGAAAATACGctttgcttaaaaataaataaataaatacatatatatgattttctgctttcattgagttgttttattttattataacataaCATCCGTTttttagtttgatattttgtacTTCACTGTCAACTCGTTTCATGTTTGATGTGAACAACTAAATCTGTCAGTCGAGGTTTGTTCAGGTGGAAAATATCATTTAACTCATAGACTTTATGTAACGATGGACAACAAAggctttatttacagtctgtggtgaGCTTCACTGTTTAGTTTCACTGTGAGCTCGTTGTGTATCTGCGCCCGTCTGCGCGTCATGCTGCTAAGAAAAGTGGATTTTGGCGTTGCGATCATTCGGTGAAATCAGTGCAAAAAGCGACTCTATATTTGGCAATCTGGGAATGAGAGCAGGCCAGCATGTTTGATGGACTACAGGTGAGCTCGGCTGATTGGCCGAGTAGATCATTGATTCTGGGAGCTGATTGGTTCTGGGTTCCAGGTGTGTGGACTAAAAGGCTACTGGTTCCTCAGTGCCTCTGTTACGCCCCATCCAAGGATGTCCAGGACACAACACGATAAAGACCCACTTCCCTCAAGTCCCAAGCAGCCACAAGGACAGGTTTGTCAAGATTTAACAAATAACGTGATTTAtttacaacatattttaatttacaaaaacagaaggTATAAGAATAATTTGACTTAACAGATCCAGAACAAAAGGAAGTTAACTGAACTGAAGTTTCACCCTTACATTAGCCAAAATAAACCCAACTAAACACAAACTCTCAAACAAAGGGAAGTGTGGCTTGACCGAAGTGTTGAAGCGGGAGCTCGATCCACCAATCAGCTCTGAGCAATGACACACCTGAATCattacacacacaggtacacaaaggagcaacacacacacacacacacacacacacacacacacacacacacagccaacaCAAAATTATACAACAATAACATACATTACGACCTCAGCCGTAACAGACTCTGGGTCCTGTAGGACAGGGCGTCTCTCCTGTGGACAGAAACGCTGTTAGGTCATGATTATACACACTCTGTACTGTGAAGTTGATCCGTCTCCgactcaaacacaaaacaatcacttgTCTGCTTTCATCTCGTTCATTATCACCATTCGAACACTTTAACCAGAAACACTGAATGAGATGTAACatttgaaaatgataaattatgctgctcatttctttttatgCTTGAAATCTCTTCGCATGTTTGTAAAATCTGAGGACAAATGTGTtctttggtcatattttcaatttttgtaagttttatCTGA is a genomic window containing:
- the LOC121966477 gene encoding ATP-binding cassette sub-family F member 3-like — translated: MATYVDILKSEFPEIDTEVFDYITGVLDSGGADFEDGDEVYDAIGGVLQEVSADSKNEDDVRDICLQMFNTLKLNSRHGSQRQVLLDAPVQISQISADNLCATEDVQGIWMMKRGQNTTVDAKKLEKAEAKLKAKHDRRNEKDSQKPSTPLS